A window of the Butyricimonas faecalis genome harbors these coding sequences:
- a CDS encoding sensor histidine kinase: protein MKVFNTRSYVWLIYAILWGMVWAYPVLTTLVIAVRGGTTLSWNSVLHGWAGILPFFLLFLLHRLPVHFLFMRHRVRVYILSVVGGLCLFGFFRYYSGEEKSRVLHMQEPCMLPREQPLGREPVPGKNDMAYEEGLVGGRPELSGPRPPRSVGYGPVPEGLPKPLLLDLVIAVLMLGFDLAIALLFRYQKEQEKAHRLETEHLRYELEHLKAQLNPHFFMNMLNNIHGMVELDPAKAQVMIMELSKLMRYVLYEGAKPRTTLSEETGFIANYVELMRKRYPSRKVHISLELPEENRERVLLPPLLFISIIENAFKHGISYQNPSFVEIRLFMEEKMLHLHCTNSIHKHPPKEGCAGGVGLVNLRQRLQLLYGDRFTLDITEKDGKTYQVKLIIPCEYDTDTMYGC from the coding sequence ATGAAAGTTTTCAATACCCGTTCATACGTGTGGCTCATCTATGCCATTCTATGGGGAATGGTGTGGGCATATCCCGTGCTCACGACCCTGGTGATTGCCGTGAGAGGAGGAACGACCCTTTCTTGGAACAGCGTTCTTCACGGCTGGGCGGGCATACTTCCCTTCTTCCTGCTCTTTCTGCTCCATCGCTTGCCGGTACACTTCTTGTTCATGCGCCACCGTGTACGAGTTTATATACTTTCTGTAGTCGGGGGGCTCTGTCTCTTCGGCTTTTTCCGCTACTATTCGGGCGAGGAGAAGTCTCGTGTATTGCATATGCAGGAACCTTGTATGTTACCCCGTGAACAACCACTTGGACGAGAGCCCGTTCCGGGTAAGAACGACATGGCGTACGAGGAGGGCTTAGTAGGTGGAAGGCCGGAACTCTCCGGTCCGCGACCTCCCCGTTCTGTCGGATACGGACCGGTTCCCGAAGGACTGCCCAAGCCCCTGTTGTTGGATCTCGTGATTGCCGTACTGATGCTGGGGTTCGATTTGGCCATCGCTCTCCTTTTCCGTTATCAAAAAGAACAGGAGAAGGCTCATAGACTGGAAACCGAACACCTGCGGTACGAATTGGAACACCTTAAGGCGCAACTCAACCCGCATTTCTTCATGAATATGCTTAACAACATACACGGAATGGTGGAGTTGGATCCAGCCAAGGCGCAGGTGATGATCATGGAGTTGTCGAAACTCATGCGTTACGTGCTCTACGAAGGGGCGAAACCCCGCACCACGCTATCCGAGGAGACGGGGTTCATTGCCAACTACGTGGAACTGATGCGGAAACGCTATCCGAGCCGGAAGGTACACATCAGCCTCGAACTGCCCGAGGAGAACCGGGAGCGTGTGCTTCTTCCACCCTTGCTGTTCATCAGCATTATCGAGAATGCTTTCAAGCACGGCATAAGCTACCAGAACCCCTCTTTCGTGGAGATACGCCTCTTCATGGAGGAGAAGATGCTCCACCTCCACTGCACGAACAGCATCCACAAGCATCCGCCAAAAGAAGGTTGTGCGGGAGGCGTGGGGCTTGTCAACCTCCGGCAGCGGTTGCAGTTGCTCTATGGCGATCGTTTCACGTTGGACATCACTGAAAAGGACGGAAAAACTTATCAAGTAAAACTGATTATCCCTTGCGAATATGATACAGATACGATGTATGGCTGTTGA
- a CDS encoding LytR/AlgR family response regulator transcription factor, with amino-acid sequence MIQIRCMAVDDEPIALEKLENYIRRIPFLELVALCESPVEAVQIMMEQRVDALFVDINMPDLNGMEMVSSLPDPPMVVFTTAYAEYAAESYRIPAVDYLLKPFDFTDFQRAAGRLLKQAKLFNDTATASDEDYLLVKDGYKYVNICIADILYIQGMRDYVKIYTEGKKSVIVNTSMTQIKEKLPACFLQVHRSWIVNIKKVKEIERMRIVIGEERIPVGDSYRQQFMEFLRLHSLDK; translated from the coding sequence ATGATACAGATACGATGTATGGCTGTTGATGACGAGCCGATAGCACTCGAAAAGTTGGAGAACTATATCCGTAGAATACCGTTTCTTGAACTCGTGGCTTTGTGCGAAAGTCCCGTGGAGGCGGTGCAAATTATGATGGAACAACGGGTGGATGCCCTATTCGTGGACATCAATATGCCCGACCTGAACGGCATGGAGATGGTTTCCTCCCTGCCTGACCCTCCGATGGTGGTCTTTACCACCGCCTACGCGGAATACGCAGCGGAGAGCTACCGGATTCCTGCCGTGGACTACCTGCTGAAACCCTTTGATTTCACCGATTTCCAGCGTGCGGCAGGCAGATTGCTGAAACAGGCGAAGCTTTTCAACGACACGGCAACCGCGTCTGACGAAGACTACTTGTTGGTCAAAGATGGATACAAGTATGTCAATATTTGCATAGCCGACATTCTCTACATACAAGGTATGAGGGATTACGTGAAGATATACACCGAGGGAAAGAAGTCGGTCATCGTCAATACTTCAATGACCCAGATAAAAGAGAAACTCCCGGCCTGTTTCCTGCAGGTGCATCGCTCTTGGATTGTCAACATCAAAAAGGTAAAGGAGATAGAACGCATGCGCATTGTTATCGGAGAGGAGAGAATACCGGTAGGCGATAGTTACAGGCAGCAGTTTATGGAGTTTCTGCGACTGCATTCCTTAGACAAGTAG